A window of the Lolium perenne isolate Kyuss_39 chromosome 7, Kyuss_2.0, whole genome shotgun sequence genome harbors these coding sequences:
- the LOC127315433 gene encoding mitogen-activated protein kinase kinase kinase 18-like gives MGVVEWTRGPTIGRGSSATVSLAVDRQTGELLAVKSVGANRAAELRREQSILSGLSSPHVVRCLGSEVSASHDVSGGYDMLMEYAPGGSLADEIRRRGGRCEESLIRWRARDILRGLVHAHAAGVTHCDVKGRNVLIGADGRAMIADFGCARRIADEQLLGGGTPAFMAPEAARGEEHGPATDIWALGCTVIEMATGAAPWQRFGSPVATLHHVAFSGEAPELPMWLSEEGKDFLGRCLLQDAAERWTAEQLLEHEFVAFAAPVSSPLISVAGITTQKKMFVSPKSVLDQALWEDEDDDTTADTATACPIDRVRGLAAGAPDWTWDASWTTVHSSGTSDGYDSPAMSPDTDADGDSPASSSSAGRAAEAGASSSQASHAGGNRYDDTSSCNGERSDDDGDHVISSDCTAILPITSNGFFSDMLLLFVPAGCPSLPLPLLLFFLLLFVSPIGATPLLDPLRPSPKLVRKR, from the coding sequence ATGGGCGTCGTCGAGTGGACGCGGGGACCGACAATCGGCAGGGGCTCCTCCGCCACTGTATCGCTCGCCGTCGATCGCCAGACCGGGGAATTGCTCGCGGTGAAGTCcgtgggcgccaaccgggccgccGAGCTCCGGCGGGAGCAGAGCATCCTCTCTGGCCTGAGCTCTCCTCACGTCGTGCGCTGCCTTGGCTCGGAAGTATCTGCGTCGCACGACGTGAGCGGCGGGTATGACATGCTGATGGAGTACGCGCCCGGGGGCTCGCTGGCCGACGAGATcaggcggcgcggcgggcggTGCGAGGAGTCCCTGATCCGGTGGCGCGCGCGCGACATCCTGCGCGGGCTGGTGCACGCGCACGCCGCCGGGGTCACGCACTGCGACGTCAAGGGCCGGAACGTGCTCATCGGCGCCGACGGCCGCGCCATGATCGCCGACTTCGGGTGCGCGCGGCGCATTGCCGACGAGCAGCTGTTGGGAGGCGGCACGCCGGCATTCATGGCGCCCGAGGCCGCACGGGGCGAGGAGCATGGCCCGGCCACGGACATTTGGGCTCTGGGCTGCACGGTCATCGAGATGGCCACCGGCGCCGCGCCGTGGCAGCGGTTCGGCAGCCCCGTGGCAACGCTGCACCACGTCGCGTTCTCGGGCGAGGCGCCGGAGTTGCCCATGTGGCTGTCGGAGGAAGGCAAGGACTTCTTGGGCAGGTGTTTGCTGCAGGATGCCGCAGAGCGGTGGACGGCGGAGCAGCTGCTGGAGCACGAGTTCGTGGCATTTGCAGCCCCGGTGTCGTCGCCCCTCATCTCCGTGGCAGGGATCACCACCCAAAAGAAGATGTTCGTGTCCCCCAAGAGCGTCCTTGACCAGGCATTGTGGGAGGACGAGGATGACGACACGACGGCGGACACTGCTACCGCCTGCCCCATCGACAGAGTCCGTGGCCTGGCAGCCGGCGCGCCGGACTGGACCTGGGACGCGAGCTGGACCACCGTCCATTCCTCCGGTACCAGCGACGGCTACGACAGCCCCGCAATGTCGCCGGACACGGATGCTGACGGCGATTCTCCCGCCAGCAGCAGCTCCGCCGGGCGTGCGGCCGAGGCTGGTGCCTCGAGCAGTCAGGCCTCACATGCCGGCGGCAATCGTTACGATGACACGAGCAGCTGTAATGGGGAGCGgagtgatgatgatggtgatcacGTGATTAGTAGCGATTGTACAGCCATTCTTCCAATCACAAGCAATGGATTCTTTTCGGATATGTTATTATTGTTTGTCCCGGCTGGCTGCCCAAGTTTACCTTTGCCCCTGCTGTTGTTCTTCCTGTTATTATTTGTTTCTCCCATCGGAGCCACCCCACTATTAGATCCTCTCAGGCCATCTCCAAAGCTGGTACGCAAAAGGTAA